A DNA window from Chlamydiota bacterium contains the following coding sequences:
- a CDS encoding excisionase family DNA-binding protein, with translation MKAVKANDQDPIMDVEEVAKYLEVSSITIYRLASRGEIPARKVGRQYRFYRPVINQWLSLSMDLPEEALYFNKFDRHAKKYGLEDISEDEINKIVKEVRRGEKKK, from the coding sequence ATGAAGGCTGTAAAAGCGAACGATCAAGATCCCATTATGGATGTTGAAGAGGTTGCCAAATATCTTGAGGTCAGTTCCATTACTATTTACCGATTGGCTTCAAGAGGTGAAATCCCTGCTCGAAAAGTTGGACGACAATACCGATTTTATCGACCCGTTATCAATCAATGGTTAAGTCTTTCTATGGATTTACCCGAAGAAGCTTTATATTTTAATAAATTTGATAGGCATGCTAAAAAGTATGGGCTTGAAGACATTTCGGAAGATGAGATCAATAAAATTGTGAAGGAAGTACGCAGAGGCGAAAAAAAGAAGTAG
- a CDS encoding NAD-dependent epimerase/dehydratase family protein produces MAINFVTGGTGFVGSHVVEKLLEKGEKVRALVRPKSDLRNLKGFSVESVKGDLRDPLTYTKSLQGCNTLYHVAAEYTLWVPHAKEIYASNVDGTLHLIKAALDAGVQKIVYTSTVGTLGILKDGTPAHEETPVTLKDMISHYKRSKFLAEEKVKKLADEGAPIVIVNPSTPVGTRDIKPTPTGQMIVDFLKGRMKAYVETGLNLVDVEDVARGHLLAAEKGKIGERYILGCENLTLKEIFEMLSSISGISAPRFKIPYAAAWSLAALSTAYADWVSHRPPSIPLDGVRMSKKLMFFDSSKAMRELGFRTGSVKEALEKAVHWFRSNGYASS; encoded by the coding sequence ATGGCGATCAATTTTGTGACTGGAGGAACGGGGTTTGTCGGAAGTCATGTGGTTGAAAAACTTCTCGAGAAAGGGGAAAAGGTCCGTGCCTTGGTTCGTCCGAAAAGTGATTTGAGAAATTTAAAGGGATTCTCTGTGGAATCAGTCAAAGGAGATTTGAGAGATCCTTTGACTTATACCAAATCCCTTCAAGGTTGCAATACCTTATATCATGTGGCGGCTGAATATACTCTGTGGGTCCCCCATGCAAAAGAAATTTATGCCTCTAATGTAGACGGTACCCTTCATTTGATTAAGGCAGCCTTGGATGCGGGGGTTCAAAAAATTGTTTATACAAGCACAGTTGGAACTTTAGGAATATTAAAAGATGGAACTCCTGCCCATGAAGAAACTCCTGTAACGTTGAAAGATATGATTTCTCACTACAAGCGCTCAAAATTTTTGGCGGAAGAGAAAGTAAAGAAATTAGCCGACGAGGGTGCCCCGATTGTGATTGTGAATCCAAGCACTCCAGTTGGAACTCGAGACATCAAACCCACTCCTACCGGTCAAATGATTGTCGATTTTTTAAAAGGAAGAATGAAGGCTTATGTCGAAACAGGTCTTAACCTGGTTGATGTTGAAGATGTGGCTCGGGGCCATTTGCTGGCGGCCGAGAAGGGAAAAATTGGAGAAAGGTATATTTTGGGTTGTGAAAATTTAACCTTAAAAGAAATTTTTGAGATGCTTTCAAGTATCAGCGGTATTTCTGCTCCTAGATTCAAAATCCCTTATGCGGCCGCTTGGTCTTTGGCGGCGCTCAGTACGGCCTATGCTGATTGGGTAAGTCACCGCCCTCCCTCCATTCCTTTGGATGGAGTGAGAATGTCGAAAAAATTGATGTTTTTTGATTCATCAAAAGCGATGCGAGAATTAGGGTTTCGAACCGGCTCTGTGAAAGAGGCTTTAGAGAAGGCGGTTCACTGGTTTCGAAGCAATGGTTATGCCTCCTCTTAA
- the rsmA gene encoding ribosomal RNA small subunit methyltransferase A yields the protein MNTHFNSWLHPKDIQLILADLEAAPRRRFGQSFLVNEKAAGQIVDALELQPQDIVLEIGPGLGALTGLMMGKVQKILSIEIDIKLSAFLKKRFENFPELHLLSADCLEVDLTHILTKLTSELSSGALKVVGNLPYRISTQILFKFLECPIHPERMVMAFQWEVAERLMGKPNTKDYGALTLITRFYAEVRKLLRLKPTLFYPEPEVETGVLEFRHRVLDLGLPSDSKEQLFGLIKSGFSQRRKTLKNVWSHSPQLSFSGEKIEQALKLGGFDSKARAEDLTLQDFAKLLGILSNMINTDKY from the coding sequence ATGAACACTCATTTTAATTCTTGGCTTCATCCTAAAGATATTCAACTCATTTTGGCCGATCTTGAGGCGGCTCCGAGGCGCAGGTTTGGGCAAAGTTTTTTGGTCAATGAAAAGGCTGCGGGCCAAATTGTAGATGCGTTGGAGCTTCAGCCCCAAGATATTGTTCTTGAAATTGGTCCGGGGCTGGGGGCATTGACAGGGCTTATGATGGGAAAGGTCCAAAAAATTCTAAGTATTGAGATTGATATTAAATTATCAGCTTTTCTCAAGAAAAGATTCGAAAACTTTCCAGAGTTGCATCTTTTAAGTGCGGATTGCTTAGAAGTTGATCTCACTCATATTTTAACCAAGCTTACCTCTGAACTTTCTTCAGGCGCCCTAAAGGTTGTAGGCAATCTTCCTTATCGCATTTCGACACAGATTTTGTTTAAATTTTTAGAATGCCCGATTCATCCTGAAAGAATGGTGATGGCTTTTCAATGGGAAGTTGCCGAGCGATTGATGGGAAAACCCAACACCAAGGATTATGGAGCACTGACTTTAATCACTCGGTTTTATGCCGAGGTGAGGAAGCTATTACGGCTGAAGCCGACTTTATTTTATCCTGAGCCAGAGGTTGAAACAGGTGTTTTGGAATTTAGACATCGCGTGTTAGATCTGGGGCTTCCTTCAGATTCAAAAGAGCAGCTTTTTGGCCTCATTAAATCAGGTTTTTCTCAGAGGAGAAAAACACTAAAAAATGTGTGGAGTCATTCTCCTCAGCTCTCCTTTTCTGGAGAGAAAATAGAACAAGCTTTAAAGTTGGGTGGCTTTGATTCAAAGGCAAGGGCAGAGGATTTAACGTTGCAGGATTTTGCAAAACTTTTGGGAATATTATCAAATATGATAAATACTGATAAATATTGA
- a CDS encoding putative toxin-antitoxin system toxin component, PIN family, which yields MYRIVIDTNVIVSAHLTRLGFPRMAFKSVLRGNVELYVTEAILDEYETVLRKPKLKFSSSDIQAIISSIKKHAKLIKPQRLKDDGIKDLTDKKFLECAVAAEADFIVTGDKKAFEFKQYENIKLVNATQFLGELGLAHFSKFSND from the coding sequence TTGTACCGTATTGTTATTGATACCAATGTGATTGTGTCAGCACATCTCACCAGACTCGGCTTTCCTAGAATGGCTTTTAAGAGCGTTTTAAGGGGAAATGTTGAACTCTATGTTACGGAAGCGATCCTCGACGAATACGAAACAGTTCTTAGAAAACCCAAGTTGAAATTTTCTTCCAGCGACATTCAAGCAATAATCAGTTCAATAAAAAAACATGCCAAGCTTATTAAGCCTCAGAGGTTGAAAGACGATGGAATTAAGGATTTAACCGATAAGAAATTTTTAGAATGTGCTGTTGCAGCAGAAGCTGATTTTATTGTGACAGGAGATAAAAAGGCATTTGAGTTTAAACAATATGAAAATATTAAGCTTGTAAACGCTACGCAGTTTCTTGGTGAACTTGGACTAGCTCATTTTAGCAAGTTTTCGAATGACTAA
- a CDS encoding ATP-binding protein: MFAEHRNLEETIHSDLLKKFVFLSGPRQVGKTTLAKALIKKEKGTYLLYDDEEDRRKILGREYIQDAWVCLDEFHKFPRWKSQIKGVFDKYHETLHLLMTGSARLDVFQKSGDSLFGRYYLHHLHPLTCGELHSSHLPSLPSDLYEPHAEVDFIPQLLQFGGFPEPFYSHSEKEHRRWSNSRRHLLIQEELRELTQVELIGLIEQLMLLLPNRIGSLFSYRSLSEDIRVSVPTIQNWMEIFQRLFILFRMAPYSRKVTRSIQKQPKYYFYDWSQISEEGARFENFVASHLWKAVQVWTDVGEANLNLCFVRDRDGREVDFLITREGKPWFLVEAKLAESQISQNLRFFSNHLGVPGIQIVLKEGLYRRENNILLVSANRWLAHFP, from the coding sequence ATGTTTGCCGAACACCGAAATCTTGAGGAGACGATTCATTCAGATCTTTTAAAAAAGTTCGTATTTCTTTCCGGTCCTAGGCAAGTAGGAAAAACAACGCTTGCAAAAGCCCTTATTAAAAAAGAAAAAGGGACCTATCTTCTCTACGATGATGAGGAGGATCGCAGAAAGATTCTGGGGAGAGAATACATTCAAGATGCATGGGTCTGTCTGGATGAGTTTCATAAATTTCCACGCTGGAAGAGTCAGATTAAAGGAGTTTTCGATAAATATCATGAGACCCTCCATCTCTTGATGACAGGGAGTGCTCGGTTAGACGTTTTTCAAAAATCGGGGGATAGCCTCTTTGGAAGGTATTATCTCCATCATCTTCATCCGCTCACCTGTGGAGAACTTCACTCGAGCCATCTCCCTTCTCTTCCCTCGGATCTTTATGAGCCTCATGCGGAAGTTGATTTTATTCCTCAGCTTCTTCAATTTGGAGGTTTTCCGGAACCTTTTTATTCACATTCTGAAAAGGAACATCGACGTTGGTCCAATAGTCGTCGTCATCTTTTGATTCAGGAAGAACTTCGAGAACTCACTCAGGTAGAACTCATTGGACTGATTGAACAATTGATGCTCCTTCTTCCAAATCGCATAGGCTCGCTTTTTAGTTATCGGTCGCTTTCGGAAGATATTCGTGTGAGTGTACCCACCATTCAGAATTGGATGGAGATATTTCAACGTTTGTTTATTCTTTTTCGCATGGCTCCTTATTCTCGTAAAGTGACTCGTTCCATTCAGAAGCAACCCAAGTATTATTTTTATGATTGGTCTCAAATTTCGGAGGAGGGGGCAAGATTTGAAAACTTTGTCGCCAGTCATCTTTGGAAGGCAGTTCAGGTCTGGACGGATGTAGGAGAGGCCAATTTAAATCTTTGTTTTGTTCGGGATCGAGATGGCCGTGAAGTTGATTTTTTAATCACGCGAGAAGGGAAACCCTGGTTTTTGGTAGAAGCAAAGCTTGCAGAGTCTCAAATTTCTCAAAATCTCAGGTTTTTCTCAAACCATCTAGGGGTTCCTGGTATTCAAATTGTCTTGAAAGAAGGACTTTATCGAAGGGAGAATAATATTCTTTTGGTCAGCGCTAATCGTTGGTTAGCTCATTTCCCATGA